One window of Curtobacterium sp. 458 genomic DNA carries:
- a CDS encoding AI-2E family transporter: protein MAWGKKTHPDPVVEDSVPTGMRIAGAWSWRVLVVLGVVAVFIYLVTLFSEVLIPFLIGIVVASLLVPLSNWMQRHHVPKWVAVVVSLVGGLAAVGGLIWLVIDQIAAAWPSLRDRALQQYDSVQQLLQNSGLDISEKDFNNYLNQATNWLQDNSGSILSGAASVGSSLTHVLTGLFVVIFTVIFLLIDGKNVWRWVVRIFPKKARSAIDGAGVAGWTTLTSFVKVQIFVAFVDAVGIGIGAAVLQLPLVVPIAVFVFLGAFIPVVGAIVTGILAVIVALLFNGWVAAVWMLLVVLAVQQIEGHILQPLVMGNAVKVHPLAVVLGVTAASGLAGIAGAFFAVPLIATVNSMVTTIASGKWRGMDSDHVLEAQRRNHDANAKEKRERKWRKRHRNDVPEPGSDEQPTAAKGTAG from the coding sequence ATGGCCTGGGGCAAGAAGACTCATCCGGATCCCGTCGTGGAGGACTCGGTGCCCACGGGCATGCGGATCGCGGGGGCGTGGTCGTGGCGCGTGCTCGTGGTGCTCGGCGTGGTGGCGGTGTTCATCTACCTCGTCACGCTCTTCAGCGAGGTGCTCATCCCGTTCCTCATCGGCATCGTGGTGGCGTCGCTGCTCGTGCCGCTCTCGAACTGGATGCAGCGGCACCACGTCCCGAAGTGGGTCGCCGTCGTCGTGAGCCTGGTCGGCGGTCTCGCGGCCGTCGGTGGGCTGATCTGGCTCGTCATCGACCAGATCGCCGCCGCGTGGCCGTCGCTCCGCGATCGTGCACTGCAGCAGTACGACTCGGTGCAGCAGCTCCTGCAGAACTCCGGACTCGACATCAGCGAGAAGGACTTCAACAACTACCTGAACCAGGCGACGAACTGGCTGCAGGACAACTCCGGGTCGATCCTGTCCGGGGCCGCGAGCGTCGGCTCGTCCCTCACCCACGTGCTGACCGGCCTGTTCGTCGTCATCTTCACGGTGATCTTCCTGCTCATCGACGGCAAGAACGTCTGGCGTTGGGTCGTACGGATCTTCCCGAAGAAGGCCCGCTCGGCGATCGACGGCGCGGGGGTCGCCGGCTGGACGACCCTCACGAGCTTCGTGAAGGTGCAGATCTTCGTGGCGTTCGTCGACGCGGTCGGCATCGGTATCGGTGCCGCCGTCCTGCAGCTGCCGCTCGTCGTCCCGATCGCGGTGTTCGTCTTCCTCGGCGCGTTCATCCCCGTCGTCGGTGCGATCGTGACCGGCATCCTCGCCGTCATCGTCGCGCTGCTCTTCAACGGGTGGGTCGCAGCGGTCTGGATGCTCCTCGTCGTCCTCGCGGTGCAGCAGATCGAGGGACACATCCTCCAGCCGCTCGTCATGGGCAACGCCGTGAAGGTGCACCCGCTGGCCGTCGTCCTCGGCGTCACCGCGGCGTCGGGTCTCGCGGGCATCGCAGGTGCGTTCTTCGCCGTCCCGCTCATCGCGACCGTGAACTCGATGGTGACGACGATCGCCAGTGGCAAGTGGCGGGGCATGGACTCGGACCACGTGCTCGAGGCGCAACGGCGGAACCACGACGCGAACGCGAAGGAGAAGCGCGAGCGGAAGTGGCGCAAGCGGCACCGGAACGACGTCCCGGAGCCGGGCAGTGACGAGCAGCCGACGGCCGCGAAGGGCACGGCCGGCTGA
- a CDS encoding hemolysin III family protein — protein sequence MQATNDTGTLPHVPFTEEASTATEPPRPAWRGWIHLGTFPFAIAMGVVLVCLAASPAAKAGSAVFMASSLLLFGVSATYHRFPWGPTVKKVLKRIDHTNILLLIAGTYTPIAICALPHTLMVVVLWVMWSGAALGIAFRVLWIGAPRWLYVPIYLVLGCAALGLLPQFFAASVPMTVLVLSGGLAYILGALVYGFKRPDPSPTVFGFHEIFHAFTVVAFAAQWVGVLIVALDPVR from the coding sequence ATGCAGGCCACGAACGACACCGGGACCCTCCCGCACGTCCCCTTCACCGAAGAGGCGTCGACCGCGACCGAACCGCCCCGCCCTGCCTGGCGCGGCTGGATCCACCTCGGCACGTTCCCGTTCGCCATCGCGATGGGCGTCGTGCTCGTGTGCCTCGCGGCGTCACCTGCGGCGAAGGCGGGCAGCGCCGTGTTCATGGCGAGCTCGCTCCTGCTGTTCGGCGTCTCGGCGACGTACCACCGGTTCCCGTGGGGCCCGACGGTGAAGAAGGTCCTCAAGCGGATCGACCACACGAACATCCTGCTGCTCATCGCGGGCACGTACACGCCGATCGCGATCTGCGCCCTGCCGCACACGCTCATGGTCGTGGTGCTCTGGGTGATGTGGTCGGGTGCAGCGCTCGGCATCGCCTTCCGCGTGCTGTGGATCGGTGCGCCGCGTTGGCTCTACGTGCCGATCTACCTCGTCCTCGGGTGCGCCGCGCTGGGCCTGCTGCCGCAGTTCTTCGCCGCGAGCGTGCCGATGACCGTGCTCGTGCTGTCCGGCGGCCTGGCGTACATCCTCGGCGCGCTCGTCTACGGCTTCAAGCGTCCCGACCCGTCGCCGACGGTCTTCGGCTTCCACGAGATCTTCCACGCCTTCACGGTGGTCGCCTTCGCCGCGCAGTGGGTCGGCGTGCTCATCGTGGCGCTCGACCCGGTGCGCTGA
- a CDS encoding DUF4307 domain-containing protein, which yields MNYPGHQDNHPGSPELSDQQHPAAPAPAAATTAAALDDRYGRTPSRNRRARALAIAAAIAVVVVFAVWAIWAGPGQTSHGLDTDDVGYEVLSDHATVVHSQVSLDPGTEAECAVQVLDKSFTIVGWKVVTIPASEQRSRTISTEVRTTTRGVTGLIHDCWVP from the coding sequence GTGAACTACCCTGGTCATCAGGATAATCACCCCGGGAGCCCCGAACTGTCCGATCAGCAGCACCCCGCCGCGCCGGCGCCCGCCGCGGCCACCACCGCCGCCGCGCTCGACGACCGCTACGGCCGCACGCCGTCACGGAATCGCCGTGCACGTGCACTGGCGATCGCCGCGGCCATCGCGGTCGTGGTCGTGTTCGCGGTGTGGGCGATCTGGGCCGGTCCGGGGCAGACGAGCCACGGACTCGACACGGACGACGTCGGGTACGAGGTCCTCTCCGACCACGCGACGGTGGTCCACTCACAGGTGTCGCTGGACCCCGGCACCGAGGCCGAGTGCGCCGTGCAGGTGCTCGACAAGTCGTTCACGATCGTCGGCTGGAAGGTCGTGACGATCCCGGCGAGCGAGCAGCGATCGCGGACCATCTCGACCGAGGTCCGCACGACGACGCGCGGCGTGACCGGCTTGATCCACGACTGCTGGGTTCCCTAG
- the mca gene encoding mycothiol conjugate amidase Mca has translation MPYRLLAVHAHPDDESSKGAATAAKYVSEGNQVLVVSCTGGEAGDILNDQLGEPATTRAHRDMAGYRRTEMAAAQQALGIDHVWLGYHDSGLPEEGESVRPGTFATVPLEYSTEALVRVVRRFRPHVLVTYDENGGYPHPDHIRTHEVSVAAWRDAADPAKYPEAGEPWAVAKLYYERTMNPRRFTAIYDAMREREPDSAAVEQLREWVERFADRPDLATTHVDVRDWFDARDAALHAHASQVPPDSFFFSWPNDLLATVWPTEDYQLVEARVPTSTPESDLFAGIPADEDTTA, from the coding sequence GTGCCGTACCGTCTGCTCGCCGTCCACGCCCACCCCGACGACGAGTCGAGCAAGGGAGCGGCGACGGCGGCGAAGTACGTGTCCGAGGGCAACCAGGTCCTCGTCGTGTCCTGCACGGGCGGCGAGGCCGGCGACATCCTCAACGACCAGCTCGGCGAGCCCGCGACCACGCGCGCGCACCGTGACATGGCCGGGTACCGCCGCACCGAGATGGCCGCCGCGCAGCAGGCCCTCGGCATCGACCACGTCTGGCTCGGCTACCACGACTCCGGGCTCCCGGAAGAGGGCGAGTCGGTCCGCCCCGGCACGTTCGCGACCGTGCCGCTCGAGTACTCGACCGAGGCCCTCGTCCGCGTCGTGCGCCGCTTCCGTCCGCACGTGCTCGTCACGTACGACGAGAACGGCGGCTACCCGCACCCCGACCACATCCGCACGCACGAGGTCTCCGTGGCCGCCTGGCGCGACGCCGCCGACCCCGCGAAGTACCCGGAGGCGGGCGAGCCGTGGGCGGTCGCGAAGCTCTACTACGAGCGGACGATGAACCCCCGGCGCTTCACCGCCATCTACGACGCGATGCGCGAGCGGGAGCCGGACAGCGCCGCCGTCGAGCAGCTCCGCGAGTGGGTCGAGCGGTTCGCCGACCGGCCGGACCTCGCGACGACGCACGTCGACGTCCGCGACTGGTTCGACGCGCGTGACGCCGCCCTCCACGCGCACGCGAGCCAGGTGCCGCCGGACAGCTTCTTCTTCTCCTGGCCGAACGACCTCCTCGCGACGGTGTGGCCGACCGAGGACTACCAGCTCGTCGAGGCCCGTGTGCCCACGTCGACGCCGGAGTCCGACCTCTTCGCGGGGATCCCGGCAGACGAGGACACCACTGCGTGA
- a CDS encoding crosslink repair DNA glycosylase YcaQ family protein, producing the protein MVRTTLSAAEARRVALAAQGFGAAPSPAVSTRALNAGFARLGLLQIDSVNVFERSHYLPLFARLGAYDRATLDRLSTTRRGPYLEYWAHEAAFVPRDDLPLFRWRMDAFRERDARPNRIESVVRTEGVRRELRALLRAEGPMRASDVEHESNVRRGPWWGWSDVKIGLEQMFRWGEVVSAGRSGFERVYALPEQVLPERFLDDAPDRADAVRELVRRASRALGVGTRADIADYYRLRSDDTGRALTELTDAGELVPVRVEGWADRAWLHPDARVPRALTADAVLSPFDPVVWFRRRAERMYGFHYRIEIYTPAPKRVFGYYVLPVLQDDRLTGRIDLKSDRQRGVLRVRTAWQEPGEQLDAERLADVLRRTAAWQGLDGIEVTDRGTAAAALAGALGVGLVPHEAADDADAAEPAPAVDATA; encoded by the coding sequence ATGGTCAGGACGACGCTCTCCGCCGCCGAGGCACGCCGGGTCGCCCTCGCGGCGCAGGGGTTCGGCGCCGCCCCCTCCCCGGCGGTCTCGACCCGCGCGCTGAACGCCGGGTTCGCCCGGCTCGGGCTGCTGCAGATCGACTCGGTGAACGTCTTCGAACGGAGCCACTACCTGCCGCTGTTCGCCCGCCTCGGCGCCTACGACCGGGCGACGCTCGACCGGCTCTCCACCACTCGGCGCGGTCCGTACCTCGAGTACTGGGCGCACGAGGCCGCGTTCGTCCCGCGTGACGACCTCCCCCTCTTCCGGTGGCGCATGGACGCCTTCCGGGAGCGCGACGCACGCCCGAACCGCATCGAGTCCGTCGTCCGGACCGAGGGCGTCCGGCGGGAGCTCCGGGCCCTCCTCCGTGCCGAAGGCCCGATGCGGGCGAGCGACGTCGAGCACGAGTCGAACGTGCGCCGCGGTCCGTGGTGGGGATGGAGCGACGTCAAGATCGGTCTCGAGCAGATGTTCCGCTGGGGCGAGGTCGTCAGCGCCGGTCGGTCCGGCTTCGAGCGGGTCTACGCCCTGCCCGAGCAGGTCCTGCCCGAACGCTTCCTCGACGACGCACCGGACCGCGCCGACGCCGTGCGGGAACTCGTGCGCCGGGCGTCGCGGGCGCTCGGGGTCGGGACCCGGGCCGACATCGCGGACTACTACCGGTTGCGGTCGGACGACACCGGCCGTGCCCTCACCGAGCTCACCGACGCGGGCGAGCTCGTGCCCGTGCGCGTCGAGGGCTGGGCGGACCGGGCGTGGCTGCACCCCGACGCACGGGTGCCCCGGGCGCTGACGGCCGACGCGGTCCTCAGCCCCTTCGACCCGGTCGTGTGGTTCCGACGCCGGGCCGAGCGGATGTACGGCTTCCACTACCGGATCGAGATCTACACGCCGGCGCCGAAGCGGGTGTTCGGGTACTACGTGCTGCCCGTGCTGCAGGACGACCGGCTCACCGGGCGCATCGACCTGAAGAGCGACCGGCAGCGGGGGGTGCTCCGCGTCCGGACGGCGTGGCAGGAGCCGGGCGAGCAGCTCGACGCCGAGCGGCTGGCCGACGTGCTCCGGCGGACGGCGGCGTGGCAGGGCCTCGACGGCATCGAGGTCACGGATCGCGGGACGGCCGCGGCCGCACTGGCCGGTGCGCTCGGCGTGGGTCTGGTCCCGCACGAGGCGGCGGACGACGCGGACGCGGCGGAGCCGGCCCCTGCCGTGGACGCGACCGCCTGA
- the greA gene encoding transcription elongation factor GreA — protein sequence MSNDTQGTWLTQEAHDRLQAELEQLSGPARKEIADRIEAAREEGDLKENGGYHAAKDEQGKIEARIRQLTELLKHATVGEADFDGTAEPGTVVTAVIAGDESTFLVGNREIVGEGSDLTVYSPVSPVGAAILGLRAGEKTTYTAPNGKEIAVEVTKVERYEP from the coding sequence ATGAGCAACGACACCCAGGGCACCTGGTTGACCCAGGAGGCACACGACCGCCTCCAGGCGGAGCTCGAGCAGCTCTCCGGCCCGGCGCGCAAGGAGATCGCGGACCGCATCGAGGCGGCGCGTGAAGAGGGCGACCTCAAGGAGAACGGCGGCTACCACGCTGCCAAGGACGAGCAGGGCAAGATCGAGGCCCGCATCCGCCAGCTCACCGAGCTGCTCAAGCACGCCACGGTGGGCGAGGCCGACTTCGACGGCACCGCCGAGCCCGGCACGGTCGTCACGGCCGTGATCGCGGGCGACGAGTCGACGTTCCTCGTCGGCAACCGCGAGATCGTCGGCGAGGGCTCGGACCTCACCGTCTACAGCCCGGTCAGCCCGGTCGGCGCCGCCATCCTCGGCCTCCGTGCCGGCGAGAAGACCACGTACACGGCGCCGAACGGCAAGGAGATCGCCGTCGAGGTCACGAAGGTCGAGCGCTACGAGCCGTAG
- a CDS encoding aminotransferase class V-fold PLP-dependent enzyme yields the protein MNTDEYAAGFAEEPGYLDHAAFGPVQTAVLEEQRVLGTIQEHMRFGAMETLDEQDARVRTVAARLVGRREDQVVSQTATTPGLVHTAFGLTGGVLVSADDYPSMPLALASAASSTGGRVQSVVIESGAGWTTPSLIAERLTDDVTAVAVSLVDWRTGYLVDLAAVREVIGDRLLVVDAIQGFGVVDVPYEVADVVATGGQKWLHAGWGTGFVAFSDRALNRLRPALSGPAGTTGWPDEVPSVRPGAAGFRSTRIDPVAQARLAVSLERLAAVGVSAVQERVSDRVERVFDIADEFGLVVESSRDPRERAGIVVLRPPQGRLTALSAAMHNHGVTVTTRSGTARVSPFASTTDETLDMFRDACLSYATMP from the coding sequence GTGAACACCGACGAGTACGCCGCCGGCTTCGCCGAGGAGCCCGGCTACCTCGACCACGCCGCGTTCGGCCCGGTCCAGACGGCGGTGCTCGAGGAGCAGCGGGTGCTCGGCACCATCCAGGAGCACATGCGCTTCGGAGCGATGGAGACCCTGGACGAACAGGACGCGCGCGTCCGCACCGTGGCCGCCCGTCTCGTCGGACGCCGCGAGGACCAGGTCGTGTCGCAGACCGCGACGACCCCCGGCCTCGTGCACACCGCGTTCGGGCTGACCGGCGGCGTGCTCGTGTCGGCCGACGACTACCCGTCGATGCCGCTCGCCCTCGCATCGGCCGCGTCGTCCACCGGTGGCCGCGTGCAGTCCGTGGTGATCGAGTCCGGCGCCGGGTGGACCACGCCGTCGCTCATCGCGGAACGGCTCACCGACGACGTCACCGCCGTCGCGGTCTCGCTCGTCGACTGGCGCACCGGCTACCTGGTCGACCTCGCCGCCGTCCGCGAGGTCATCGGCGACCGCCTGCTCGTCGTCGACGCGATCCAGGGCTTCGGCGTCGTGGACGTCCCCTACGAGGTCGCCGACGTCGTCGCCACGGGCGGCCAGAAGTGGCTGCACGCCGGCTGGGGGACCGGCTTCGTGGCCTTCAGCGACCGCGCGTTGAACCGGCTGCGTCCGGCGCTGTCCGGCCCTGCGGGGACCACCGGGTGGCCGGACGAGGTGCCCTCGGTCCGCCCTGGTGCCGCCGGCTTCCGCTCGACGCGGATCGACCCCGTCGCCCAGGCACGGCTCGCGGTGTCGCTCGAGCGGCTCGCCGCCGTCGGGGTGTCCGCCGTGCAGGAGCGGGTGTCGGACCGGGTCGAGCGGGTGTTCGACATCGCCGACGAGTTCGGCCTCGTCGTGGAGTCCAGCCGCGACCCGCGCGAGCGCGCCGGCATCGTCGTGCTGCGCCCGCCGCAGGGGCGGTTGACGGCGCTCTCCGCAGCGATGCACAACCACGGGGTGACGGTGACGACGCGCTCCGGGACCGCCCGGGTGTCGCCGTTCGCCTCCACGACGGACGAGACGCTCGACATGTTCCGCGACGCCTGCCTGTCGTACGCCACGATGCCGTAG
- the ilvA gene encoding threonine ammonia-lyase: MTDTTAPQIPTAAIPTLADIEAARTTIAGVARVTPMESSQYLAELLGSPVHLKCENLQRTGAYKVRGAYNRLSALTPEQRAKGVVAASAGNHAQGVAFAARALGIPATIFTPVGVALPKLQATRHYGAEVVLRGHSVEEALSAAKDFAHRTGAVFIPPFDHPAVIAGQGTLGLEILDQVPDADTVVVPIGGGGVIAGIALAVKGIAEQQGRTIRVIGVQAANAAAYPSSLRAGEPVTVQTTPTIADGIAVARPGDMNFPIIRDLVDEIVTVTEDDVARALLVLLERAKLVVEAAGAVGVAAIMAGSVRDTGKTVVLLSGGNIDPLMMERIITRGLVAASRYIGIRIMLPDRPGQLARVAQVISDAGANVVEVLHTRHGQGLVINEVALDLSVEARGPEHAQEVLGRLQEAGFRPEMIER, from the coding sequence GTGACCGACACCACCGCGCCCCAGATCCCGACCGCAGCGATCCCCACGCTCGCGGACATCGAGGCCGCTCGCACCACCATCGCCGGGGTCGCCCGTGTCACGCCGATGGAGTCGTCGCAGTACCTTGCGGAACTGCTCGGCTCGCCGGTGCACCTGAAGTGCGAGAACCTCCAGCGCACCGGCGCGTACAAGGTCCGCGGTGCCTACAACCGGCTCTCCGCCCTCACACCGGAGCAGCGCGCGAAGGGCGTCGTCGCCGCGAGCGCCGGCAACCACGCCCAGGGCGTCGCCTTCGCCGCACGCGCGCTCGGCATCCCCGCGACGATCTTCACCCCCGTGGGCGTGGCCCTGCCGAAGCTCCAGGCCACCCGCCACTACGGCGCCGAGGTCGTCCTCCGCGGTCACTCCGTGGAAGAGGCCCTCAGCGCCGCGAAGGACTTCGCCCACCGCACCGGTGCCGTCTTCATCCCCCCGTTCGACCACCCCGCGGTGATCGCCGGCCAGGGCACCCTCGGCCTCGAGATCCTCGACCAGGTCCCCGACGCCGACACGGTCGTCGTGCCGATCGGCGGCGGCGGGGTCATCGCCGGCATCGCCCTCGCGGTGAAGGGCATCGCCGAGCAGCAGGGCCGCACCATCCGCGTCATCGGCGTGCAGGCCGCGAACGCCGCCGCCTACCCGAGCTCGCTCCGGGCGGGCGAGCCGGTGACCGTGCAGACCACCCCGACGATCGCGGACGGCATCGCGGTGGCCCGACCCGGCGACATGAACTTCCCGATCATCCGCGACCTCGTCGACGAGATCGTCACCGTGACCGAGGACGACGTCGCCCGGGCGCTCCTCGTGCTGCTCGAGCGTGCGAAGCTCGTGGTCGAGGCCGCCGGCGCGGTCGGGGTCGCGGCGATCATGGCCGGGTCGGTCCGCGACACCGGCAAGACCGTGGTCCTGCTCAGCGGCGGCAACATCGACCCGCTCATGATGGAGCGGATCATCACCCGCGGTCTCGTCGCCGCGTCGCGTTACATCGGTATCCGCATCATGCTGCCGGACCGTCCGGGGCAGCTCGCGCGGGTCGCGCAGGTCATCTCCGACGCCGGCGCCAACGTCGTCGAGGTGCTCCACACGCGGCACGGCCAGGGGCTCGTCATCAACGAGGTCGCGCTCGACCTGTCGGTCGAGGCGCGCGGTCCCGAGCACGCCCAGGAGGTCCTCGGACGCCTGCAGGAGGCCGGCTTCCGCCCGGAGATGATCGAGCGCTGA
- a CDS encoding LemA family protein: MDTGLVTTLIVVGVVVVVLVVVGIYLWVTYNSLVTLKVRVDEAWSDISVQLKRRADLIPTIVDTVKGYAAHEKAVFTDVTQARAETLSAGDASAASAAEGHMQKALKSVFAVAEGYPQLQSSQNFLQLQTELVDTEDKIQSARRFYNGGVRELNTKIRVFPNSAFAKNRGFTEASFFETAEPAAIAEPPRVQF; this comes from the coding sequence ATGGACACCGGACTCGTCACGACGTTGATCGTCGTCGGAGTGGTCGTCGTCGTCCTCGTGGTCGTCGGGATCTACCTCTGGGTGACGTACAACTCGCTCGTGACGCTGAAGGTCCGCGTCGACGAGGCGTGGAGCGACATCTCGGTGCAGCTCAAGCGCCGGGCAGACCTCATCCCGACGATCGTCGACACCGTGAAGGGCTACGCCGCGCACGAGAAGGCGGTGTTCACCGACGTGACCCAGGCCCGGGCGGAGACGCTCAGCGCGGGCGACGCCAGCGCGGCCTCGGCAGCCGAGGGACACATGCAGAAGGCTCTCAAGAGCGTGTTCGCCGTGGCGGAGGGCTACCCGCAGCTCCAGTCGAGCCAGAACTTCCTGCAGCTGCAGACCGAGCTGGTCGACACCGAGGACAAGATCCAGTCCGCCCGACGCTTCTACAACGGTGGCGTCCGCGAGCTGAACACGAAGATCCGCGTCTTCCCGAACTCGGCGTTCGCGAAGAACCGTGGCTTCACCGAGGCGTCGTTCTTCGAGACCGCGGAGCCGGCGGCCATCGCCGAGCCGCCGCGCGTCCAGTTCTGA
- a CDS encoding M48 family metalloprotease yields MYRAIAQNKRNTVLIVLAFLLLVGALGFLGGYLAGNVSIGVIVLVVAIGYAVLQYFTAARQATAIAGAVEIDRTTEPRLWRTVENLAISTGMPMPRVYVIDDPSPNAFATGRDPEHAIVAATTGLLAIMDDQELQGVMAHELGHVRNYDIRVSTMVFGLVVAVGLIADVLLRISIFSGLSGRNRNDNNGGNNPILLIAGLVAVIVAPIAAVAVQAAVSRQREYLADATGAMTTRHPEGLARALEKLGAYGRPMRTQNSSMAHLWIADPMRPGVMDRLFSTHPPLPDRIARLRGSLDRF; encoded by the coding sequence GTGTACCGCGCGATCGCGCAGAACAAGCGCAACACCGTCCTGATCGTCCTCGCGTTCCTGCTGCTCGTGGGAGCGCTCGGCTTCCTCGGCGGGTACCTCGCGGGCAACGTCTCGATCGGCGTCATCGTCCTCGTGGTCGCGATCGGGTACGCCGTGCTGCAGTACTTCACGGCGGCCCGGCAGGCCACCGCGATCGCCGGGGCCGTCGAGATCGACCGCACCACGGAGCCACGGCTGTGGCGGACGGTCGAGAACCTCGCCATCTCCACCGGGATGCCCATGCCCCGCGTCTACGTCATCGACGACCCGTCGCCGAACGCGTTCGCGACCGGACGGGACCCCGAGCACGCGATCGTCGCGGCGACCACCGGCCTGCTCGCGATCATGGACGACCAGGAGCTCCAGGGCGTCATGGCCCACGAACTCGGGCACGTCCGGAACTACGACATCCGGGTGTCCACGATGGTGTTCGGCCTGGTCGTCGCCGTCGGGCTCATCGCGGACGTACTGCTCCGGATCTCGATCTTCAGCGGCCTCAGCGGGCGGAACCGCAACGACAACAACGGCGGCAACAACCCGATCCTGCTCATCGCGGGGCTCGTGGCGGTCATCGTCGCGCCCATCGCGGCCGTGGCCGTGCAGGCGGCGGTGTCCCGGCAGCGCGAGTACCTCGCGGACGCCACCGGTGCGATGACGACCCGGCACCCCGAGGGCCTCGCCCGAGCGCTCGAGAAGCTCGGCGCGTACGGGCGGCCGATGCGCACGCAGAACTCGTCGATGGCGCACCTGTGGATCGCGGACCCGATGCGTCCGGGTGTGATGGACCGGCTGTTCTCGACGCACCCGCCGCTGCCCGACCGCATCGCTCGCCTGCGCGGCAGCCTCGACCGGTTCTGA
- a CDS encoding isoprenyl transferase, whose translation MASRVGPTGRGLLYRAYQRRIRKQIDGAPMPKHVAMIVDGNRRWAKQLGLETAAHGHRAGAAKIPEFLDWCDDLGIEVVTLYLLSADNLTGRGGEELEDLVGIIGELAGVLADHRDWRVQHVGADEGLPASLVEALSAAEHRTADHTGLHVNLAVGYGGRREIADAMRSIVRAHGEGGGTLDTLAEVLTPELIGDHLYTQGQPDPDLVIRTSGEQRLSDFMLWQSAHSEFYFVEAFYPDLREVDFLRAVRDFGLRSRRFGG comes from the coding sequence GTGGCGAGCAGGGTGGGACCGACGGGGCGGGGACTCCTCTACCGCGCCTACCAGCGCCGCATCCGGAAGCAGATCGACGGCGCCCCGATGCCGAAGCACGTCGCCATGATCGTCGACGGCAACCGTCGCTGGGCGAAGCAGCTCGGGCTCGAGACCGCGGCGCACGGACACCGTGCCGGCGCCGCGAAGATCCCCGAGTTCCTCGACTGGTGCGACGACCTCGGCATCGAGGTCGTGACGCTCTACCTGTTGTCTGCGGACAACCTCACCGGCCGCGGCGGCGAGGAGCTCGAGGACCTCGTCGGCATCATCGGCGAGCTCGCCGGGGTGCTCGCGGACCACCGGGACTGGCGGGTGCAGCACGTCGGCGCCGACGAGGGGCTGCCGGCCTCCCTCGTCGAGGCGCTCTCCGCCGCCGAGCACCGCACGGCCGACCACACCGGTCTGCACGTGAACCTCGCCGTCGGGTACGGCGGACGGCGGGAGATCGCCGACGCCATGCGCAGCATCGTGCGGGCACACGGCGAGGGTGGCGGGACGCTCGACACCCTGGCCGAGGTCCTCACGCCCGAACTCATCGGCGACCACCTCTACACGCAGGGGCAGCCCGACCCGGACCTCGTGATCCGGACCTCGGGGGAGCAGCGGCTGTCCGACTTCATGCTGTGGCAGAGCGCGCACAGCGAGTTCTACTTCGTCGAGGCGTTCTACCCGGACCTCCGCGAGGTCGACTTCCTCCGCGCGGTCCGTGACTTCGGGCTGCGGTCCCGGCGGTTCGGCGGCTGA